In one Sporomusa sphaeroides DSM 2875 genomic region, the following are encoded:
- a CDS encoding acetyl-CoA decarbonylase/synthase complex subunit delta, whose product MATNMLKEKYTGKINTVTIGATKEQGGTRTSTVTVGGDATMPFLQFEGDMPLKPVVAMEIQDVKPDWHPLLNEVFADVMDCPVKWAKKCVECGADLIYLKLAGADPDGANKSPEDCAKIVKEVLAAVGVPLIVVGCGNDEKDNAVLPVVAEAAAGENLLIGLAEQDNYKSVAAAAMVHKHKVLAQSPLDINICKQLNILITELGLAADNIIIDPSTAALGYGIEYTYSILERGRLGALGGDKMLSQPVICQVGYEAWRAKEAVAAEADFPNWGVQADRAILWEAMTAAGLLQGGAHIMVLRHPEAVRLFKKNAEALMVAPEI is encoded by the coding sequence ATGGCAACAAATATGTTGAAAGAAAAATATACCGGTAAAATTAATACCGTTACCATCGGTGCTACCAAAGAACAAGGTGGCACCCGTACCAGCACAGTAACCGTTGGCGGCGACGCCACTATGCCGTTCCTCCAATTCGAAGGCGATATGCCCTTAAAACCGGTTGTCGCAATGGAAATTCAGGATGTTAAACCTGACTGGCACCCGTTATTGAATGAAGTATTTGCCGATGTGATGGATTGCCCTGTTAAATGGGCCAAAAAATGCGTGGAATGCGGCGCAGACCTGATTTACCTCAAGCTTGCCGGTGCTGATCCCGATGGCGCTAACAAGAGCCCCGAAGATTGCGCTAAAATAGTTAAAGAGGTCTTGGCTGCTGTAGGCGTACCTCTTATCGTAGTCGGTTGCGGTAATGACGAAAAAGACAACGCCGTTCTGCCTGTTGTTGCAGAAGCTGCTGCCGGTGAAAACCTGCTTATCGGTTTAGCTGAACAGGACAACTATAAGTCGGTTGCTGCTGCTGCTATGGTTCACAAGCATAAAGTGCTGGCACAAAGCCCGCTTGATATCAACATCTGCAAACAGCTCAACATCCTTATTACTGAATTAGGTTTGGCTGCCGATAACATTATTATCGACCCGAGCACAGCCGCTCTTGGCTATGGTATAGAGTATACTTACTCGATTCTTGAACGCGGACGTCTGGGCGCTCTTGGCGGTGACAAAATGCTGTCCCAACCGGTAATTTGCCAAGTTGGTTATGAAGCATGGCGCGCCAAAGAGGCTGTTGCTGCCGAAGCCGATTTCCCGAACTGGGGCGTTCAAGCTGACCGTGCCATTCTTTGGGAAGCCATGACTGCTGCCGGCCTGTTACAAGGTGGCGCTCATATCATGGTGCTTCGTCATCCGGAAGCAGTTCGTCTCTTCAAGAAAAATGCTGAAGCTTTAATGGTGGCTCCTGAAATCTAA
- the acsB gene encoding acetyl-CoA decarbonylase/synthase complex subunit alpha/beta, which yields MSMELFKGAYEGAVTATSYAEILLAKAIKEYGADCPVKYPETAYRLPVITALSGEEVNTIGDLAPILNRVRTTNIKEELNFENAKLNGEATLYAAEIIEALRYINGAKPDKYPYCGFIGDPILRKFGVPLVDQTIPGVAVIVGKGKDSKSTGKLVKDLQSKGIMIFLANEVIEQCIEENVKIGADFITFPLGNFTQVIHAVNFAFRAGLAFGGIPAGQRERAIEYQAKRVLAFVIQLGPNDIVKFAAEFGAIFMGFPIVTDQPVAEEIPDWYQSEPDYEKIGKLGLEMRGIKIKIVDIPVPITIGPAFEGETIRKKDAHVEFGGGRSTSFELVRMVDADQVEDGKIEVIGPEIDEMPEGSVFPLGVMVDVYGRKMQEDFEGVLERRIHYFINYGEGLWHVAQRNMMWVRIGKNAKELGFKIKDIGEILIAKFKSDYPAIIDRVQVTIITDKDVIEDKIKLAIEKYAARDARLKGLTDESVETYYSCTLCQSFAPNHVCIVSPERVGLCGAVSWLDAKASNEITPTGPNQPIEKGECTDEAKGSWKNLNEFLYTHSNRTVENVNFYTMMEDPMTSCGCFEAIMAILPLCNGVMLTTREHSGDTPCGMTFSALAGTCGGGVQTPGFMGIGRRYLCSSKFIPADGGLGRVVWLPKELKEYLGQDLVDAAVAAGLGADFVDKIADETVGITEEEILPFLEEKQHPALKMDPMM from the coding sequence ATGTCTATGGAGCTTTTTAAAGGCGCCTATGAAGGTGCTGTCACAGCTACCAGCTACGCAGAAATTCTTCTGGCGAAAGCTATTAAGGAATATGGTGCCGACTGCCCGGTTAAATATCCTGAAACCGCATACAGATTACCGGTTATCACTGCGCTGAGCGGTGAGGAAGTAAATACAATTGGTGATCTCGCCCCCATTCTTAATCGGGTTCGGACCACTAACATAAAAGAAGAACTGAATTTTGAAAATGCTAAATTGAACGGTGAAGCTACCCTGTATGCAGCTGAGATTATTGAAGCACTTCGTTACATCAATGGCGCTAAACCTGATAAATATCCGTATTGCGGTTTTATCGGTGATCCTATTCTTCGTAAATTCGGTGTACCTTTGGTTGACCAAACTATCCCTGGTGTTGCTGTTATCGTCGGTAAAGGCAAAGACAGCAAATCCACCGGCAAACTGGTAAAAGACCTCCAATCCAAAGGCATCATGATTTTCCTGGCCAACGAAGTAATCGAGCAATGTATTGAAGAAAATGTTAAAATTGGCGCTGACTTCATTACCTTCCCTCTCGGTAACTTCACCCAGGTTATCCATGCTGTTAACTTTGCTTTCCGTGCCGGTCTTGCTTTCGGTGGCATTCCTGCCGGACAGCGTGAACGTGCTATTGAATATCAGGCAAAACGCGTACTTGCGTTCGTAATCCAGCTTGGACCTAATGATATCGTTAAATTTGCTGCTGAATTTGGCGCTATCTTCATGGGCTTCCCGATTGTCACCGACCAGCCGGTTGCTGAAGAAATTCCTGACTGGTATCAATCTGAGCCTGATTATGAGAAGATTGGCAAACTCGGTCTCGAAATGCGCGGCATTAAAATCAAAATTGTTGATATCCCTGTACCTATCACCATTGGACCGGCTTTCGAAGGCGAAACCATCCGTAAAAAAGATGCACATGTTGAGTTCGGCGGCGGCCGCTCCACCAGCTTCGAGCTTGTTCGCATGGTTGATGCCGACCAGGTTGAAGACGGCAAAATCGAAGTTATCGGACCAGAAATTGATGAAATGCCGGAAGGCAGCGTCTTCCCGCTGGGCGTTATGGTTGACGTCTATGGCCGTAAGATGCAGGAAGACTTCGAAGGCGTGCTTGAGCGCCGTATCCACTACTTCATTAACTATGGTGAAGGTTTGTGGCACGTAGCCCAGCGTAACATGATGTGGGTGCGTATCGGCAAAAACGCTAAAGAATTAGGTTTCAAAATTAAGGATATCGGCGAAATTCTTATTGCCAAATTCAAATCAGATTATCCGGCAATTATTGACCGGGTACAAGTTACCATTATCACTGATAAAGATGTTATTGAAGATAAAATCAAGCTTGCTATTGAAAAATACGCAGCTCGTGATGCCCGTCTCAAAGGCCTTACCGATGAGTCGGTTGAGACCTACTACTCCTGCACACTCTGTCAGTCCTTCGCACCGAACCATGTTTGTATCGTATCGCCTGAGCGCGTAGGTTTGTGCGGTGCTGTAAGCTGGCTTGATGCCAAGGCTTCCAATGAGATTACTCCGACAGGCCCGAACCAGCCGATCGAAAAAGGTGAATGCACCGATGAGGCTAAAGGCAGCTGGAAGAATCTGAATGAATTCCTGTACACTCATTCCAACCGTACTGTAGAAAATGTAAACTTCTACACCATGATGGAAGATCCAATGACTTCCTGTGGTTGCTTTGAGGCTATTATGGCGATACTGCCGCTGTGTAACGGCGTTATGCTTACTACCCGTGAGCATTCCGGCGATACTCCTTGCGGTATGACCTTCTCCGCATTGGCCGGCACTTGCGGCGGCGGTGTTCAAACCCCTGGCTTCATGGGTATTGGCCGTCGTTACCTCTGCAGCTCTAAGTTCATTCCTGCCGATGGTGGCCTCGGACGTGTAGTCTGGTTGCCGAAAGAGCTCAAAGAATATCTCGGTCAAGACTTGGTTGATGCTGCTGTAGCTGCTGGTCTTGGTGCCGACTTCGTTGACAAGATTGCTGACGAAACTGTAGGTATCACTGAAGAAGAAATCCTGCCGTTCCTTGAAGAAAAACAACATCCGGCTCTTAAAATGGATCCGATGATGTAA
- the cooS gene encoding anaerobic carbon-monoxide dehydrogenase catalytic subunit, with protein MSEQRTIDVAATQMLDKAKEIGFLTTFDRAKAQEPRCTFGNTGICCRICLQGPCRILPKKPGGNKGICGAADYTIVARNTVRYIAGGAAAHSDHGREIAEVLLSVAEGRVHDYKITDADKLIRVAKKIGVETEGREMMAICKDVASAALAEFGRVDETKELAWINAYTNEERLNIWRKTAIMPSGINLSLAKLLHQTHIGVDSDPVNIIFGGLKAALCDIDGQHLATDLSDILFGTGVPVVTEANLGAIKEDKVNIALHGHNPLLSQMVVKAAKEMQEEAKAAGAAGINLVGICCTGNEVLTREGVAIATNFATQELAIMTGAMDAMVVDVQCIMPSIRSAAECYHTKIVTTMPIMKIPGSYHFAFDEHQAVDSAKEIIRLAIDAYKNRDKSKVCIPELRNKVVAGFTLEAMYNIFRKINPENPMKVVADAIEAGEIKGVAALIGCNNLKGTHDYNHTTIAKELAKNDVLLIATGCSAQAHALAGMMNGDAVKEYAGEGLKKFFARLNAVAGLTEELPLMFHMGSCVDNSRCQDFATDLANTMGLEYAEVPYVVSAPEAMSEKAVAIGSWNVAYGNPTHVGVIAPTVGSQLVNDVVTKVAEDVFGGFFFWEPDAHKASARMVEILEERNWKNAMRKKARDAQEAAE; from the coding sequence ATGTCCGAACAAAGAACAATTGACGTGGCAGCAACTCAGATGCTGGATAAAGCCAAAGAAATCGGCTTTTTAACAACATTTGATCGCGCCAAAGCTCAAGAGCCTCGTTGTACCTTTGGCAATACTGGTATTTGCTGCCGTATTTGCTTACAAGGTCCTTGCCGCATTCTGCCCAAGAAACCAGGTGGTAATAAAGGTATTTGTGGTGCCGCTGACTACACCATCGTTGCTAGAAATACCGTTCGTTACATTGCAGGCGGCGCTGCGGCTCACTCCGACCATGGCCGCGAAATCGCAGAAGTTCTGCTAAGTGTTGCTGAAGGAAGAGTTCATGACTATAAAATCACAGATGCCGATAAGCTCATAAGAGTTGCGAAAAAAATCGGTGTTGAAACCGAAGGCCGCGAAATGATGGCAATCTGCAAAGACGTAGCTAGCGCAGCTCTTGCTGAATTTGGCCGTGTTGATGAGACTAAAGAGCTTGCCTGGATTAACGCTTATACAAATGAAGAAAGACTTAACATTTGGCGTAAAACTGCTATTATGCCTTCCGGCATTAACTTAAGTCTGGCCAAATTACTCCACCAAACTCATATCGGTGTTGACTCCGACCCTGTTAATATTATTTTTGGTGGTCTTAAGGCTGCCTTGTGCGATATCGACGGTCAGCATCTTGCTACCGACTTGTCGGATATTCTCTTTGGTACTGGCGTTCCTGTAGTAACTGAGGCTAATCTTGGCGCAATCAAAGAAGATAAAGTTAATATTGCTCTCCATGGTCATAATCCGCTTCTTTCCCAAATGGTTGTTAAGGCTGCCAAAGAAATGCAGGAGGAAGCTAAAGCTGCTGGCGCTGCAGGCATTAACCTTGTTGGTATCTGCTGCACCGGTAACGAGGTTCTGACTCGTGAAGGCGTTGCCATTGCCACTAACTTTGCTACCCAAGAGCTTGCTATTATGACTGGTGCTATGGACGCAATGGTTGTTGACGTTCAGTGTATCATGCCGAGCATACGCTCTGCCGCTGAATGCTATCACACTAAGATCGTTACCACCATGCCAATCATGAAGATTCCTGGATCATATCATTTTGCGTTTGATGAGCACCAAGCTGTTGACAGTGCCAAAGAAATTATCCGTTTAGCTATTGATGCCTATAAAAACCGGGATAAGTCAAAAGTATGTATTCCCGAACTCAGAAATAAAGTTGTTGCTGGTTTCACTTTAGAAGCCATGTATAACATTTTTAGAAAAATTAACCCGGAAAATCCGATGAAAGTTGTTGCCGACGCGATTGAGGCCGGAGAAATTAAAGGGGTTGCAGCTCTTATTGGCTGTAATAACCTGAAAGGCACTCATGACTACAACCATACTACAATCGCCAAAGAGTTGGCTAAGAACGATGTTCTTCTTATAGCTACCGGTTGTTCAGCTCAGGCTCACGCGCTGGCTGGTATGATGAACGGTGATGCTGTTAAAGAATATGCAGGTGAAGGTCTGAAAAAATTCTTTGCCCGTTTGAATGCAGTTGCCGGCTTAACTGAAGAGTTGCCGCTGATGTTCCACATGGGTTCTTGTGTTGACAATAGCCGTTGCCAGGACTTTGCTACAGATCTGGCTAACACTATGGGCTTAGAATATGCAGAAGTTCCTTATGTTGTCAGCGCTCCGGAAGCAATGTCGGAAAAGGCTGTTGCTATCGGTTCCTGGAACGTTGCCTATGGTAATCCTACCCACGTTGGTGTTATTGCTCCGACTGTTGGTAGCCAGCTTGTCAATGATGTTGTTACCAAAGTTGCGGAAGACGTATTTGGCGGTTTCTTTTTCTGGGAACCGGATGCTCATAAAGCTTCTGCCAGAATGGTCGAGATACTGGAAGAACGCAATTGGAAGAATGCTATGCGTAAAAAAGCCCGTGATGCACAAGAGGCTGCCGAGTAA
- the acsC gene encoding acetyl-CoA decarbonylase/synthase complex subunit gamma, with protein MALTGLDIFKQLPKTNCKDCGSPTCLAFAMAMANGKASLDMCPHATEAAKETLGAATAPPVRTVKVGVGEQEIVMGDETVLFRHDKTFYHPTALAIQISDTLSGAELDAKIAKVNALVMDRVGQKIAIDMVAITNCSGNAATFKAAVEAVAAKANFALMLVADAAGLEAAVPAVAAKKPLLHAATAENWEKVVELAKANNCPVVVKGNGLDDTAALVEKVAAQYKELVIDFGNQSQAKTLAEMVNARRLAIKKKFRPFGYPMLACTQATCAREEIVEATTYVAKYASIVCMKADEQALLLPLMAWRMNIYTDPQKPMAVDAKVYEIGDVTPDSPVYICTNFALTYFAVEGEVVGSKIPGYIVAVDTDGASVLTAWAAGKFVAEPIAEFVEKMGIMSKVNHKNIVIPGYVAIISGKLKEKSGLDVIVGPQEAAGIPAFAKANYPHLMK; from the coding sequence ATGGCATTAACAGGTTTGGATATTTTCAAACAACTACCCAAAACTAACTGTAAAGATTGCGGTTCACCTACCTGCCTAGCTTTTGCAATGGCAATGGCTAATGGTAAAGCATCCCTTGATATGTGCCCGCATGCAACTGAGGCTGCTAAAGAAACACTAGGTGCAGCAACTGCGCCTCCTGTACGCACCGTTAAAGTAGGTGTAGGCGAACAGGAAATCGTGATGGGTGACGAAACCGTCCTCTTCCGTCATGACAAAACTTTCTATCATCCTACCGCATTGGCTATTCAAATTTCTGATACTCTGTCCGGTGCAGAACTAGATGCTAAAATAGCTAAAGTTAACGCTTTGGTAATGGACCGCGTTGGACAAAAAATTGCTATAGATATGGTTGCTATCACTAACTGCTCTGGCAATGCCGCTACCTTTAAAGCCGCTGTTGAGGCTGTAGCTGCTAAAGCTAACTTCGCTCTCATGCTGGTTGCCGATGCAGCAGGTTTGGAAGCTGCTGTTCCTGCCGTAGCTGCTAAAAAACCCCTTCTTCACGCCGCAACTGCTGAAAACTGGGAAAAAGTTGTAGAGCTGGCTAAAGCTAATAACTGCCCGGTAGTAGTAAAAGGTAATGGACTTGATGATACTGCTGCTTTAGTTGAAAAAGTGGCTGCTCAATATAAAGAGTTAGTTATTGACTTCGGTAATCAAAGTCAAGCCAAAACTTTGGCTGAAATGGTTAATGCCCGTCGTCTGGCAATCAAGAAAAAATTTCGTCCGTTTGGCTATCCGATGCTTGCTTGCACTCAAGCAACCTGCGCCAGGGAAGAAATCGTTGAAGCAACTACTTATGTTGCTAAATATGCCAGCATTGTTTGCATGAAGGCTGACGAACAAGCCCTGCTGCTGCCATTGATGGCTTGGCGTATGAACATCTACACCGATCCGCAAAAACCGATGGCTGTTGACGCTAAGGTTTATGAAATTGGTGACGTTACTCCGGACAGCCCTGTATATATCTGCACTAACTTTGCTCTTACCTACTTTGCTGTTGAAGGCGAAGTTGTTGGCAGTAAAATCCCTGGCTATATCGTAGCTGTCGACACTGACGGCGCATCAGTTCTTACTGCTTGGGCTGCTGGTAAATTCGTAGCCGAGCCGATTGCCGAGTTTGTTGAGAAAATGGGTATTATGAGCAAGGTTAACCATAAAAATATTGTTATTCCTGGTTATGTTGCTATCATCAGTGGCAAGCTTAAAGAAAAATCCGGCTTGGATGTAATCGTCGGACCTCAGGAAGCCGCTGGCATTCCGGCTTTCGCCAAAGCTAATTACCCGCACCTGATGAAGTAA
- a CDS encoding methyltetrahydrofolate cobalamin methyltransferase, producing the protein MIIIGERINGMFKDIGKAIREHDPKPLQEWAAKQKEGGAHYLDVNTGPNSEDQTVDLPWMINVLKECTDLPLAIDTTDYDAMEAALIAYGKPGALINSIGCEQEKIDRVFPMAAKYQADVVCLCINKVGIPKSAEDRVAMAMEFVANAEAYGLQPDNLFIDPIILPVNVAQEHAVEAMETIRQIKMISNPPPKTTVGLSNVSQKSPHRPLINRTFAVMAMAAGLDSAICDANDDELVDAIATARVILNKDIYCDSYAKVFRQR; encoded by the coding sequence ATGATTATTATTGGTGAAAGAATTAATGGTATGTTTAAAGATATCGGTAAAGCTATCCGGGAGCATGACCCGAAGCCGTTACAAGAGTGGGCTGCTAAACAAAAAGAGGGTGGCGCTCATTACCTTGACGTAAACACCGGACCCAACTCCGAAGACCAAACAGTAGATCTTCCTTGGATGATTAATGTTTTAAAAGAGTGTACCGATTTGCCGCTGGCTATTGATACCACTGATTATGATGCTATGGAAGCCGCTCTTATCGCTTATGGCAAACCAGGCGCATTAATTAACTCCATTGGTTGCGAGCAGGAAAAAATCGACAGAGTTTTCCCGATGGCTGCTAAATATCAAGCCGATGTTGTTTGTCTGTGCATCAATAAGGTTGGTATTCCTAAGAGCGCTGAAGACCGTGTTGCTATGGCTATGGAGTTTGTTGCCAACGCGGAAGCCTATGGTTTGCAGCCTGATAACCTGTTCATCGACCCGATTATCCTTCCTGTTAACGTAGCTCAGGAGCATGCTGTTGAAGCTATGGAAACCATCCGTCAAATCAAAATGATTTCCAATCCTCCTCCCAAAACTACTGTCGGCCTTTCCAACGTATCGCAAAAGAGCCCGCATCGTCCGCTCATCAACCGTACTTTCGCTGTTATGGCTATGGCTGCCGGTCTGGATTCTGCCATTTGCGATGCTAACGATGACGAGTTAGTTGATGCTATCGCTACCGCTCGCGTTATTTTGAACAAAGATATTTACTGCGACTCCTATGCTAAGGTGTTCAGACAGCGGTAA
- a CDS encoding ASKHA domain-containing protein: MNKRFVTFLPAGVKVEVESGTDLLTAAGKANIEIKAPCGGDGTCGKCAIHLKNGKAKARRESHLAARLMEKGINLACQTLVQDEDLVVEIPKTSAMSKHQVLVDSSPVNAGMSEALSNYLLNVWQLKELLLEKQESPLNGYPLHPLCRSIRLTLPAASLQDNRDDLNRLTMVLRKETKCTDINVPLAIIRDLGEILRADNFKVTVLLSEVGGKAEVIAVEPGHSHRPLYGIAVDIGTTTVAAYLLDLEKGRVVDTAGTHNRQARFGDDVISRIVYAVDETDGLKTIHQAIIDTVNNLVSDILVKHRAIRENDIRVIMTAGNTTMAHLFLGINPKFIRLEPYIPTANFFPVVKAQELGLRVNPDAPVFSYPSVASYVGGDIVSGTLFTNMGKEDAPISLLIDIGTNGEMVLGAGDWLVTCSCSAGPAFEGSGITFGMRAMYGAIERMEIDPQTYEVSYTTINNGRAIGICGSGLIDCLAKLRRTGIIDRAGKFQTSLPTDRMRIGEAGPEFVLVWQDDSDLDRDIIISEADVKNLLRAKGAVFAGIRTMLNVVGFELDSIENVYVAGGFGNYLNIPDAIAIGLLPDIPVQKYKYVGNTSAKGACMALLSQEAWAEANNLASKLTYIELSVGNLFMDEFVSSLFIPHTDLTLFPNVDL, encoded by the coding sequence ATGAACAAAAGGTTCGTAACATTTCTTCCCGCCGGCGTAAAAGTCGAGGTAGAGTCAGGAACGGATTTGCTTACTGCCGCAGGCAAGGCTAATATTGAGATAAAAGCACCTTGCGGCGGTGACGGTACTTGCGGCAAATGTGCAATTCATCTCAAAAATGGTAAAGCAAAAGCGAGAAGGGAAAGCCACTTGGCAGCGCGGCTTATGGAAAAAGGCATCAACTTAGCCTGTCAAACGCTGGTTCAAGACGAGGATTTGGTGGTAGAAATACCTAAAACTTCTGCCATGAGCAAGCATCAGGTCCTGGTTGACAGCAGTCCGGTAAATGCAGGTATGTCGGAAGCATTAAGTAATTATTTGCTTAATGTCTGGCAGCTTAAAGAATTGCTGTTAGAAAAGCAAGAAAGCCCGCTTAACGGCTATCCTTTACACCCGCTGTGCCGGAGTATACGATTGACCTTGCCGGCAGCCAGTCTTCAGGACAATCGCGATGACCTGAATCGCCTGACTATGGTTCTACGGAAAGAAACTAAATGTACGGACATTAATGTTCCTCTGGCAATTATTCGTGATTTGGGAGAAATTCTAAGGGCTGATAACTTTAAGGTAACTGTACTGCTGTCTGAGGTTGGTGGTAAAGCTGAAGTGATTGCCGTTGAGCCAGGTCATAGCCATCGGCCGCTGTACGGTATAGCCGTTGATATTGGGACTACTACCGTAGCAGCTTATCTTCTTGACCTTGAAAAAGGCAGAGTTGTCGATACGGCGGGAACTCATAACCGGCAGGCTCGCTTTGGTGATGATGTCATTAGCCGTATTGTATATGCTGTCGATGAAACGGATGGACTTAAAACTATTCATCAAGCTATCATCGATACAGTAAATAACTTGGTTTCAGACATATTGGTAAAACATAGAGCGATTAGAGAAAATGATATTCGTGTAATTATGACGGCTGGGAATACGACCATGGCGCATTTGTTCCTGGGGATTAACCCCAAATTTATACGTTTGGAACCGTATATTCCCACAGCTAATTTTTTCCCGGTTGTTAAAGCGCAGGAATTAGGACTGAGAGTTAATCCTGATGCTCCGGTGTTTAGTTATCCGTCAGTCGCCAGTTATGTGGGCGGCGATATCGTTTCCGGAACTTTATTTACCAATATGGGGAAAGAAGACGCGCCCATATCTCTCCTGATTGACATTGGTACGAACGGTGAAATGGTATTAGGTGCCGGTGATTGGCTGGTTACCTGTTCTTGTTCTGCTGGACCGGCATTTGAAGGTTCTGGGATAACCTTTGGTATGAGGGCTATGTATGGTGCTATTGAACGCATGGAAATCGACCCTCAAACCTATGAAGTATCTTACACTACCATCAATAACGGCAGAGCCATTGGTATCTGCGGTTCAGGATTAATCGACTGCCTGGCGAAACTGCGGCGTACCGGTATTATCGACCGGGCGGGCAAGTTTCAGACCAGTCTGCCAACTGACCGGATGCGTATTGGTGAGGCAGGCCCTGAATTTGTTCTTGTCTGGCAGGATGATTCTGACCTTGATCGCGATATCATCATTAGTGAAGCTGATGTCAAAAATCTGCTCAGAGCAAAAGGTGCTGTATTTGCCGGAATTCGTACCATGCTAAATGTGGTCGGTTTTGAACTGGACAGTATCGAAAACGTCTATGTGGCAGGCGGATTTGGTAACTATCTCAATATTCCTGATGCTATAGCCATTGGTCTGTTGCCTGATATACCTGTACAAAAGTACAAGTATGTGGGCAATACATCAGCCAAAGGGGCCTGCATGGCATTATTGTCTCAGGAAGCATGGGCTGAAGCCAACAATCTGGCAAGTAAGCTGACCTATATCGAATTATCGGTCGGAAACTTATTTATGGACGAATTTGTATCATCCCTGTTTATTCCACATACTGATTTAACACTATTTCCCAATGTTGATCTTTAA
- a CDS encoding AAA family ATPase, whose translation MAKQIAVAGKGGTGKTTFTALLIRYLVKNNKGSILAVDADANANLNEALGMEIEQTISELITSTKNPKNIPAGMTQETYIEYKLQSSLVESDYVDMLVMGGPEGPGCYCFPNNLLKGYMDKLSKNYSYVLMDNEAGLEHISRRVTQDIDYMFVVSDASARSIRSAGRVRQLVDTLKSDVKNIYLVVTKTQNDEDIAELKAEIDKTGLTLIGVIPYDPQVAKYDLLSQPLFDLPDNSVAVQAVNAICKEAQI comes from the coding sequence ATGGCAAAACAAATAGCAGTGGCAGGAAAAGGAGGTACAGGTAAGACTACATTTACCGCACTCCTTATCCGGTATTTGGTTAAAAACAATAAAGGCTCCATTCTGGCGGTTGACGCTGATGCTAATGCCAACCTGAATGAAGCCCTAGGCATGGAAATTGAACAAACAATTTCTGAGCTGATAACCAGTACCAAAAACCCGAAAAATATTCCTGCCGGTATGACTCAGGAGACGTATATAGAATATAAACTCCAATCGTCTTTAGTTGAATCAGACTATGTTGATATGCTGGTGATGGGGGGACCTGAGGGTCCGGGCTGCTATTGTTTTCCTAATAACCTCCTGAAGGGTTATATGGATAAGCTTAGCAAAAACTACAGCTATGTACTTATGGATAATGAGGCAGGTCTGGAACACATTAGCCGCCGGGTAACGCAGGATATTGATTATATGTTCGTTGTCAGCGATGCTTCGGCACGGAGTATTCGCTCGGCCGGTCGTGTTCGCCAACTTGTCGATACCCTTAAGTCGGATGTAAAGAACATCTACTTGGTTGTTACTAAGACACAAAATGATGAGGACATTGCCGAACTCAAAGCTGAGATCGATAAAACCGGTCTTACCTTAATCGGTGTAATCCCTTATGACCCCCAAGTAGCCAAATATGACTTATTAAGCCAGCCGTTGTTTGATTTACCAGATAACTCGGTGGCTGTACAGGCGGTTAACGCCATTTGTAAAGAAGCACAAATATAA
- a CDS encoding 4Fe-4S dicluster domain-containing protein → MMSTVNQPVKEKTSFCREMEEKSHQPITSCYHCMKCAGGCPINFVMEHNNYEILRMIQLGEKDKVFTSNTPWLCVGCKTCAVRCPNGIDTSKVMDTIKMETIAEDKIPASHYNIKLFYELFLDSMKGFPVIGGEGRGYELGLMGLYKLCTGTYFADMDLGKEMTKRGKMPFLPHNALKRRKGEIKKIFQRAKEKKVR, encoded by the coding sequence ATGATGTCAACGGTAAATCAACCCGTTAAGGAAAAAACTTCTTTCTGCCGGGAAATGGAAGAAAAGTCACATCAGCCGATCACTTCATGCTATCATTGCATGAAGTGTGCTGGTGGCTGTCCGATTAACTTTGTCATGGAGCATAATAACTATGAAATATTGCGGATGATTCAGCTGGGGGAAAAGGACAAAGTATTTACAAGCAATACTCCCTGGTTATGCGTTGGTTGCAAGACCTGCGCTGTACGCTGTCCGAACGGCATCGATACGTCTAAAGTTATGGATACCATTAAAATGGAAACCATTGCTGAAGATAAGATTCCGGCTAGTCATTACAATATCAAATTGTTTTATGAATTGTTTCTCGACTCCATGAAAGGCTTCCCGGTAATCGGCGGCGAAGGCCGCGGTTATGAACTTGGACTTATGGGACTTTACAAACTGTGTACAGGGACTTATTTTGCGGATATGGACCTCGGCAAAGAAATGACAAAACGGGGCAAGATGCCATTCTTACCTCATAATGCACTTAAGCGGCGCAAAGGCGAAATCAAGAAAATATTCCAGAGAGCAAAGGAGAAAAAGGTACGATGA